AGCAAGACGCCATGTCCGGATTTCACCGGTTCGTTCCTCGCTGCCGACGGTTCGGCGCTGTACCTCGGGCAGATGTCGTACCAGCGTCTGCTCGTTCTCAATGGCGCTATGAGCGTGGAGCGTGAAATTGCGCTGCCGACGCGTTGTGCCGGCTTTGCCTTCGCATCGGACGATCGTCTCTATATGATCTCCGGCGACGACGAGCTCGAGAACTTGCAGTTCGGTCGGCTCGACCTTTCGGGCGAGGAGCCGCGCTTCGACGCTATTCGCGCGCTGCCCGACGAGGCGCGGTCGCTCGCGTACGATGGCGCTCGCTGGTGGACGTGCTTGCGGGACGCGAATGAAATCGCGTCGTTTACGGAATAGAGCGCACTTCTCCGTTAGCTTCGCCGACGAGCACTTCGCTGACCATCCCGTAAAAGAGTCCCGTCGCGACGACGCCATGGATGGCGCGAAGTGCTTCGTCGAGTCCGGCCGGGTGATGAATCTCGCCGAATCTGCAATCGAATATCCAGTTGCCGTTATCGGTGACGAAGGGCTCTCCCGGCGTACCACGGCGAGCGATTTCGGCTCCGGGAAAGCGCGCGCTGAGTTCCCGGCGCACGTACGGTGCCGCGAACGGCACGATCTCTACGGGCGTCGGAAATCGACCAAGCAGCGGAACGAGTTTCGCCTCGGTCACGACCACGACGTACTTTTCGGCGGCCAATGCAACCGCTTTCTCTCGAAAAAGCGCCCCACCGCCGCCTTTCGTGAGCGACCAATCCGGTGCAACTTCATCAGCTCCGTCAATTGCGACGGCCATTGGCCGCGCTAAGAACGTAACGAGCGGGATGCTCAGCCTTCGGCAGAGGCGCTCGCTGTCAGCCGACGTCGCCACTGCTTCGATGCGCTCGCCTGCGGCAATCCGCGCGCCCACGCGCTCGATCGCCCAATACGCCGTGCTGCCGGTTCCCAGTCCAACGCACATCCCCTCGCGCACGTGCCGGTCGACCGCAGCATAGCCTGCCGCGCGCTTCGCCGGATCATCGTTTTCGAACACCGCTGAGTTTTTCGTCGCTGACGGCGCGAGTCCGGTGCGGCGGTTCTTATAAAATCGTAACGGTGACCGCCTTTGAAGCGAT
This Candidatus Eremiobacterota bacterium DNA region includes the following protein-coding sequences:
- the rpiA gene encoding ribose-5-phosphate isomerase RpiA is translated as MREPTTTARWELLRDRRWCGRTLTFQRQLHRAPPASRSSRTASLQRRSPLRFYKNRRTGLAPSATKNSAVFENDDPAKRAAGYAAVDRHVREGMCVGLGTGSTAYWAIERVGARIAAGERIEAVATSADSERLCRRLSIPLVTFLARPMAVAIDGADEVAPDWSLTKGGGGALFREKAVALAAEKYVVVVTEAKLVPLLGRFPTPVEIVPFAAPYVRRELSARFPGAEIARRGTPGEPFVTDNGNWIFDCRFGEIHHPAGLDEALRAIHGVVATGLFYGMVSEVLVGEANGEVRSIP